Proteins encoded together in one Streptomyces roseifaciens window:
- a CDS encoding MFS transporter: MGHFRLLVVGNGISAYGSYLNMVALNVFIYHVTGSALTAGLFMAVRLVTNVLSGFVAGRLVSTCDRKRLMVGADLTQALALIALLLAPDGARVGLLFGLAVITGFCSTLSQVALRSSVPEIVGSEHRARANGLLVTGRSLAMIAGFASSGLVVAQLGYSAAFALDAATFVISATVLFLLPVRTRAAAADPAAEAGAEQEEAGGAASGFARMLLRTAPLLAVMIAVRAVDGLGSSSHNVALPIYSDSLDPGHPATFISQFWATWAIGNIVAQQLFGRVTKKTGRTPGERAFALGACVMSAAFIVVFAGLPTVPAIIAALVAGMADGFTEIVYISRLQAAPDAQRGRLFGLSASAENTGFGLGMIVSAALLESFSPLQVVAAFHGLAIALCVALLVLLLRRGGKLTRGEDGPAGGRDVRDVPAGATAGTSADVRADVAADVAKNASTDVTTDVSTAEGRSS, translated from the coding sequence ATGGGGCACTTCCGTCTGCTCGTCGTCGGAAACGGAATCTCGGCGTACGGCAGCTACTTGAACATGGTGGCGCTGAACGTCTTCATCTACCACGTCACCGGCAGCGCGCTCACCGCCGGCCTCTTCATGGCCGTCCGCCTGGTGACCAACGTGCTCTCGGGCTTCGTGGCCGGGCGTCTCGTCTCGACCTGCGACCGCAAGCGGCTCATGGTGGGCGCCGACCTCACCCAGGCCCTGGCCCTGATCGCCCTGCTGCTCGCGCCCGACGGGGCCCGGGTCGGGCTGCTCTTCGGCCTGGCGGTGATCACCGGGTTCTGCTCGACACTCTCCCAGGTCGCCCTGCGCAGCAGCGTGCCGGAGATCGTCGGTTCCGAACACCGGGCCCGCGCCAACGGCCTGCTCGTCACCGGCCGCTCGCTCGCCATGATCGCGGGCTTCGCCTCGTCCGGCCTGGTCGTGGCGCAGCTCGGCTACTCCGCGGCGTTCGCACTGGACGCCGCCACCTTCGTGATCTCCGCGACCGTCCTGTTCCTGCTGCCCGTACGGACCCGGGCGGCCGCTGCGGACCCGGCGGCGGAGGCGGGCGCGGAGCAGGAGGAGGCCGGCGGCGCCGCGAGCGGCTTCGCCCGGATGCTGCTGCGCACGGCGCCCCTGCTCGCGGTGATGATCGCCGTCCGGGCCGTCGACGGGCTGGGCTCCTCGTCCCACAACGTGGCCCTGCCCATCTACTCGGACAGCCTCGACCCCGGCCACCCGGCCACGTTCATCAGCCAGTTCTGGGCCACCTGGGCCATCGGCAACATCGTCGCGCAGCAGCTGTTCGGCCGGGTCACGAAGAAGACCGGCCGCACCCCGGGGGAGCGGGCGTTCGCGCTCGGGGCGTGCGTGATGTCGGCGGCGTTCATCGTGGTCTTCGCCGGTCTGCCCACCGTTCCGGCCATCATCGCCGCGCTGGTGGCCGGCATGGCCGACGGGTTCACGGAGATCGTGTACATCTCCCGGCTCCAGGCCGCCCCCGACGCCCAGCGCGGCCGGCTCTTCGGGCTGTCCGCCTCGGCCGAGAACACCGGCTTCGGCCTCGGCATGATCGTCAGCGCGGCCCTGCTGGAGTCGTTCTCGCCGCTGCAGGTGGTGGCCGCCTTCCACGGTCTGGCCATCGCCCTGTGCGTCGCCCTGCTCGTCCTGCTCCTCAGGCGCGGCGGCAAGCTCACGCGGGGGGAGGACGGGCCGGCCGGTGGTCGGGACGTCCGGGACGTGCCGGCGGGCGCAACGGCGGGGACATCGGCGGACGTCAGGGCGGACGTCGCGGCGGACGTCGCGAAGAACGCATCGACGGACGTCACGACGGACGTATCCACGGCGGAAGGCCGCAGCTCATGA
- a CDS encoding glycosyltransferase family 4 protein: MTPTDLRAALPATRDWQGRHVVVCNWRDSRHPQAGGAELYCEEVARRLHDAGVRVTYLTSRPRGTARREDTGFGSVVRGGGRFTVYAFVLLWLLCHRRSVAGVIDSQNGIPFFTPLALRRRTPVALLIHHVHQGQFALWFPRPVAGLGRWLEGRGSGLVYGRRAVCAVSPSTRAEIRRWLAVRGPVHFAPAGLDAVPTAGYPRKRAAAPRIVCVGRLVTQKRVDRLVRAMPELRRELPDAELHVVGDGEARDQLRVLVDELGVGHCVTLHGRVPQEERDALVDSAWITATASLAEGWGLSVMEAAAAGVPALAYDVPGLRDTIRHDVTGWLLGPDDDLASGLAKALRAVESPQDAARWEAECREWAARFSWTATASHLLAALTAEDGRLRRTGRGRPAERRTVTDACTLVSAPADVLERADLAALRATDLIDLTGPRPGLLLLGADERDAETVLARIGVDTGDERVSVRLARHSDILGWQAHPPARARRHDTGRRRAATRAAGPGALIALFALALALRLAFTGRSYDVFVDELYYTAISRHLADGQGPVFDGRFFALHPPALFALLAAFMRLTGQASGDLLHQVLDLRPVVAVTGALTVAAVTALLRRAVRTPPALLAGLLLALDPFLNRFDSRVMLEAQATAAAALGMLVLARTPVTPRRRAAAGVGAGLLFALAVTTKEPYALGTFLPVTVLGLAARGEVRRMRLTAAAVTAAGYAVYVVTTAATGNWAAWWAQKTDGIARALGIKQISGFNSGDGSVAFTDRLLVQLGQFAVPYALIALGTAATAWLLWSRARRPGMFADSPGRSLITAWAACTLLHLLYAMALGTLEEQMFYPLVVTSTAALALAADVLLRDRATAARALVVLTGLALALNAVVWARVHTRHDDALRRTLAWSRAHLPEGSVVAATDEGASFVLPGARLADWRTTADLRRDRVDYLVLSTELVQQGYARIGRELPGVLEREARLVHSERGTTVGALRVYDVRALVAGSGKAG; this comes from the coding sequence ATGACCCCGACGGACTTACGGGCCGCCCTCCCCGCCACCCGGGACTGGCAGGGCCGTCACGTCGTCGTCTGCAACTGGCGCGACAGCCGCCACCCCCAGGCGGGCGGTGCCGAGCTGTACTGCGAGGAAGTCGCACGCCGGCTCCATGACGCGGGCGTACGCGTCACCTACCTGACCTCCCGTCCCCGGGGCACGGCCCGCCGTGAGGACACCGGTTTCGGCAGCGTCGTGCGCGGTGGCGGCCGGTTCACCGTCTACGCGTTCGTCCTGCTGTGGCTGCTGTGCCACCGCCGCTCCGTGGCCGGGGTGATCGACTCGCAGAACGGCATCCCCTTCTTCACCCCGCTGGCGCTCCGCCGCCGCACTCCCGTCGCCCTGCTCATCCACCACGTCCACCAAGGGCAGTTCGCCCTGTGGTTCCCGCGCCCGGTCGCCGGCCTCGGCCGCTGGCTGGAGGGGCGGGGCAGCGGCCTGGTGTACGGGCGGCGCGCGGTGTGCGCCGTATCGCCCTCCACCCGGGCGGAGATCCGCCGGTGGCTCGCCGTGCGCGGCCCGGTCCACTTCGCGCCCGCCGGCCTCGATGCGGTGCCAACCGCGGGCTACCCCCGGAAGCGGGCCGCTGCACCGCGCATCGTCTGCGTCGGCAGGCTCGTCACGCAGAAGCGCGTCGACCGGCTCGTCCGCGCCATGCCCGAGCTCCGCCGCGAACTGCCGGACGCGGAACTGCACGTCGTCGGCGACGGCGAGGCACGCGATCAGCTGCGCGTGCTCGTGGACGAGCTCGGCGTCGGCCACTGCGTCACCCTGCACGGCCGCGTGCCGCAGGAGGAGCGGGACGCCCTCGTCGACTCCGCGTGGATCACCGCCACCGCCTCCCTCGCCGAGGGCTGGGGCCTGTCGGTGATGGAGGCTGCGGCGGCCGGGGTGCCGGCGCTCGCCTACGACGTCCCGGGGTTACGCGACACGATCCGCCACGACGTCACCGGCTGGCTGTTGGGCCCTGACGACGATCTCGCCTCCGGCCTCGCCAAGGCCCTGCGCGCCGTCGAGTCGCCGCAGGACGCCGCTCGCTGGGAGGCCGAGTGCCGGGAGTGGGCGGCCAGGTTCAGCTGGACGGCCACCGCCTCCCACCTGCTCGCGGCGCTCACCGCCGAGGACGGCCGGCTGCGCCGCACCGGCCGGGGGAGGCCCGCCGAGCGGCGCACCGTCACCGACGCCTGCACCCTCGTCAGCGCCCCGGCCGACGTCCTCGAACGCGCCGATCTCGCCGCCCTGCGCGCGACCGACCTCATCGACCTCACCGGCCCCCGCCCCGGACTGCTCCTGCTCGGTGCCGACGAACGGGACGCCGAGACCGTCCTGGCCCGCATCGGCGTCGACACCGGCGACGAGCGGGTGTCCGTCCGCCTCGCCCGGCACAGCGACATCCTCGGCTGGCAGGCCCACCCCCCTGCCCGGGCGCGGCGGCATGACACGGGCCGCCGCCGCGCCGCCACCCGGGCCGCCGGCCCCGGCGCCCTCATCGCCCTCTTCGCCCTCGCACTCGCCCTGCGGCTGGCCTTCACCGGCCGTTCCTACGACGTCTTCGTCGACGAGCTCTACTACACCGCCATCAGCCGGCACCTCGCCGACGGCCAGGGACCCGTCTTCGACGGCCGGTTCTTCGCTCTCCACCCGCCCGCCCTCTTCGCGCTGCTGGCCGCCTTCATGCGCCTCACCGGCCAGGCGTCCGGCGACCTGCTGCACCAGGTGCTGGACCTGCGGCCGGTCGTCGCCGTCACCGGCGCGCTGACCGTCGCCGCCGTCACCGCGCTGCTGCGCCGCGCCGTCCGGACCCCGCCGGCCCTGCTCGCCGGGCTGCTCCTCGCACTGGACCCGTTCCTGAACCGCTTCGACAGCCGCGTCATGCTGGAGGCCCAGGCCACGGCCGCCGCCGCGCTCGGCATGCTGGTGCTCGCCCGCACCCCGGTCACCCCACGCCGCCGGGCCGCCGCCGGCGTGGGCGCGGGGCTGCTGTTCGCGCTCGCCGTGACCACCAAGGAGCCCTACGCGCTGGGCACGTTCCTGCCCGTGACCGTCCTGGGCCTGGCGGCCCGCGGCGAGGTCCGGCGGATGCGGCTGACGGCCGCCGCCGTCACCGCTGCCGGCTACGCGGTGTACGTCGTGACGACGGCTGCCACGGGCAACTGGGCGGCCTGGTGGGCGCAGAAGACCGACGGCATCGCCCGCGCCCTCGGCATCAAGCAGATCAGCGGCTTCAACAGCGGTGACGGCTCGGTCGCGTTCACCGACCGGCTGCTCGTCCAGCTCGGCCAGTTCGCCGTCCCCTACGCGCTGATCGCCCTCGGCACCGCCGCCACCGCGTGGCTGCTGTGGTCCCGCGCACGGCGCCCCGGGATGTTCGCCGACAGCCCGGGGCGGAGCCTGATCACGGCATGGGCGGCGTGCACGCTGCTGCACCTGCTCTACGCCATGGCGCTGGGCACCCTCGAGGAGCAGATGTTCTACCCGCTGGTCGTCACCAGCACGGCCGCCCTCGCCCTCGCGGCCGACGTCCTCCTCCGGGACAGGGCCACGGCGGCCAGGGCGCTCGTCGTGCTCACCGGGCTCGCCCTCGCACTCAACGCCGTCGTCTGGGCGCGCGTCCACACCCGCCACGACGACGCCCTCCGGCGGACCCTGGCCTGGTCCCGTGCGCACCTGCCCGAGGGCAGCGTCGTCGCGGCCACCGACGAGGGCGCGTCCTTCGTCCTGCCCGGCGCCCGGCTCGCCGACTGGCGGACCACGGCCGACCTCAGGCGCGACCGCGTCGACTACCTCGTGCTGTCCACCGAGCTGGTGCAGCAGGGGTACGCGCGGATCGGCCGCGAGCTTCCCGGCGTGCTGGAGCGCGAGGCCCGGCTCGTCCACAGCGAGCGCGGGACGACCGTCGGGGCGCTGCGAGTGTACGACGTACGGGCGCTGGTCGCCGGCTCCGGAAAGGCGGGCTGA
- a CDS encoding response regulator transcription factor has translation MPGLSVQTGPPRLSPRERQVLAHIGAGLTYHQTARRLGISVHTVGTYLRRIRAKRPAPTLADLVRLSISQDAG, from the coding sequence ATGCCCGGCCTCAGCGTCCAGACGGGACCACCGCGCCTGTCGCCCCGCGAGCGGCAGGTGCTGGCCCACATCGGGGCGGGGCTCACCTACCACCAGACGGCCAGGCGACTCGGTATCAGCGTCCACACCGTCGGCACCTACCTCCGCCGCATCCGCGCCAAACGCCCCGCACCGACGCTGGCGGATCTTGTACGCCTCAGCATCAGCCAGGACGCGGGCTGA
- a CDS encoding glycosyltransferase family 4 protein: MLHLGFEDPRRPGAGGGSVRTHEVDRRLAARGVEVTVVVAPWPGATETVRDGVRYVPLPAHPGPLARSRFASQIAYFAVVVTRLGRLTRRYDPDVVVEDFAAPFSSVCVPHLTRRPVVGLVQWLFAADKAREFHLPFGAVERRGLASHTTLLAVSDDLGAELGRRNPDAHVEVIPNGVDRAAFTRPRAERGDHVLYLGRLETTSKGLDLLLRAYALAAPHTTAGLHIAGDGPHAGAARALAAELGIADRVRWLGRVDGPARFDLLASARLACVPSRHETFGMVAAEALATGTPVLAFDIPRLRDLVTDDVGVRVPPGDLHAYAAALAALTRDPARCAALGAKGPPTVAHLDWDRIAAAQLAAYHRVTPGVRLLHEAPVADG, from the coding sequence GTGCTCCACCTGGGCTTCGAGGACCCCCGGCGGCCCGGCGCCGGTGGCGGCTCGGTCCGTACGCACGAGGTCGACCGGCGGCTGGCCGCGCGCGGCGTCGAGGTGACCGTCGTCGTCGCGCCCTGGCCCGGCGCCACGGAGACCGTCCGCGACGGCGTCCGGTACGTACCCCTGCCCGCGCACCCGGGACCGCTGGCCCGCAGCCGCTTCGCCTCCCAGATCGCCTACTTCGCCGTCGTCGTCACCCGGCTGGGGCGGCTGACACGCCGGTACGACCCGGACGTCGTGGTGGAGGACTTCGCCGCCCCGTTCTCGTCCGTCTGCGTCCCGCACCTGACCCGCAGGCCGGTCGTCGGGCTGGTGCAGTGGCTCTTCGCGGCGGACAAGGCCCGCGAGTTCCACCTGCCGTTCGGCGCCGTCGAGCGGCGCGGGCTCGCCTCGCACACCACGCTGCTCGCGGTCAGCGACGACCTCGGCGCGGAGCTGGGCCGGCGCAACCCGGACGCGCACGTGGAGGTGATCCCCAACGGCGTCGACCGGGCCGCGTTCACCCGGCCGCGCGCCGAGCGGGGCGACCACGTGCTCTACCTCGGCCGCCTGGAGACGACGTCGAAGGGGCTGGATCTGCTGCTGCGCGCCTACGCGCTGGCAGCCCCGCACACCACGGCCGGCCTGCACATCGCCGGCGACGGCCCCCACGCCGGTGCCGCCCGCGCCCTGGCCGCCGAGCTGGGCATCGCCGACCGCGTCCGGTGGCTGGGCCGCGTCGACGGCCCGGCCCGGTTCGACCTGCTGGCCTCGGCCCGCCTGGCCTGCGTGCCCAGCCGCCACGAGACCTTCGGCATGGTCGCTGCCGAGGCCCTGGCCACCGGCACCCCCGTGCTGGCCTTCGACATCCCCCGCCTGCGCGACCTGGTCACCGACGACGTGGGCGTACGCGTCCCGCCCGGCGACCTCCACGCCTACGCGGCCGCCCTGGCCGCGCTCACCCGCGACCCGGCCCGCTGCGCGGCGCTGGGCGCGAAGGGGCCGCCGACGGTGGCCCACCTGGACTGGGACCGGATCGCCGCCGCGCAGCTCGCGGCCTACCACCGGGTGACCCCGGGCGTCCGGCTCCTGCACGAGGCACCCGTCGCCGACGGGTGA
- a CDS encoding DedA family protein: MHIQEWLETVPAIAVYLLVGGVIGLESLGIPLPGEIVLVSATLLAATQDHINPYVLAACAITGAIVGDSIGYMIGRKGGKPLLEWLGRKFPKHFGPHHVATAERSFQKWGMWAVFVGRFIALLRIFAGPLAGVLKMPYWKFLIANVLGGIVWAGGTVAVIYSVGKVAEEWLKKFSWLGLVAAVLFGLGSFVVMRIKAKKAQAAHAADPAAAQPEPVRAAD; the protein is encoded by the coding sequence TTGCACATCCAGGAGTGGCTCGAAACGGTACCGGCGATCGCCGTCTACCTCTTGGTGGGCGGGGTCATCGGACTGGAGAGCCTGGGTATTCCGCTTCCCGGTGAGATCGTCCTCGTCAGCGCCACGCTGCTGGCCGCCACCCAGGACCACATCAACCCGTACGTTCTGGCGGCGTGTGCCATCACGGGCGCCATCGTCGGCGATTCCATCGGCTACATGATCGGCCGCAAGGGCGGCAAGCCGCTGCTGGAGTGGCTCGGCCGGAAGTTCCCCAAGCACTTCGGCCCGCACCACGTGGCCACCGCCGAGCGGTCCTTCCAGAAGTGGGGCATGTGGGCGGTCTTCGTCGGCCGCTTCATCGCCCTGCTGCGGATCTTCGCGGGCCCGCTCGCGGGCGTGCTGAAAATGCCGTACTGGAAGTTCCTGATCGCCAACGTGCTCGGCGGCATCGTCTGGGCCGGCGGCACCGTCGCCGTGATCTACTCCGTCGGCAAGGTGGCCGAGGAGTGGCTGAAGAAGTTCTCCTGGCTCGGTCTGGTCGCCGCCGTGCTCTTCGGTCTGGGCTCGTTCGTCGTGATGCGGATCAAGGCCAAGAAGGCCCAGGCCGCCCACGCCGCCGATCCCGCCGCCGCCCAGCCGGAGCCGGTCCGGGCCGCCGACTGA
- a CDS encoding glycosyltransferase: MNSPQTAAPAPGEDSAHVPLPGTGPTPVATACDLELVIPAYNEEQRLAPTVLALADHLRGMPLTAALRVVDNGSSDRTAECVDRLAASGIPITVTGCSRRGKGAAVSRGMVSTSARWVGFCDADLATPATAIDDAVALLRDGWQVVIGSRRCTGARIPVRQPALRRLGGAGFRLATRRFSGPVKDTQCGFKFFEAGAARRVFADVTTTGFAFDLEVIARARALGLSLTEFPVVWSDQEGSSFRPFTDGRRVAGELWRLHRTMHRLPPRVVHHAPSAPSARAIGEAG; this comes from the coding sequence ATGAACAGCCCCCAGACGGCCGCACCCGCACCGGGCGAGGACTCCGCCCACGTCCCCTTACCCGGGACCGGCCCCACGCCGGTCGCCACCGCCTGCGACCTCGAACTCGTCATCCCCGCCTACAACGAGGAGCAGCGCCTGGCCCCCACGGTGCTCGCCCTCGCCGACCACTTGCGCGGCATGCCCCTGACCGCCGCGCTGCGTGTCGTCGACAACGGCAGCAGCGACCGGACGGCCGAATGCGTGGACCGGCTCGCCGCCTCCGGCATCCCCATCACCGTCACCGGGTGTTCCCGCCGTGGCAAAGGGGCCGCGGTGTCCCGGGGGATGGTCAGCACAAGTGCCCGCTGGGTCGGCTTCTGCGATGCCGACCTCGCCACCCCGGCCACTGCGATCGACGACGCGGTCGCCCTCCTGCGGGACGGCTGGCAGGTCGTCATCGGCTCGCGCCGCTGCACAGGTGCGCGCATCCCGGTCCGTCAGCCCGCCCTGCGGCGGCTCGGCGGGGCCGGGTTCCGGCTGGCGACGCGGCGGTTCTCGGGGCCGGTCAAGGACACCCAGTGCGGGTTCAAGTTCTTCGAGGCGGGGGCCGCGCGGCGGGTCTTCGCCGACGTCACCACCACCGGCTTCGCCTTCGACCTGGAGGTCATCGCGCGGGCCCGGGCCCTCGGGCTGAGCCTGACCGAGTTCCCGGTCGTGTGGAGCGACCAGGAAGGCTCCAGTTTCCGTCCGTTCACCGACGGGCGCCGTGTGGCCGGGGAACTGTGGCGGCTGCACCGGACCATGCACCGGCTCCCGCCCCGGGTCGTGCACCACGCCCCCTCCGCCCCCTCCGCCCGTGCCATCGGGGAGGCGGGATGA
- a CDS encoding lipopolysaccharide biosynthesis protein, with protein MVTTTAAPAATPAQENPEKGTIHGALPLALSAVLVGIGNYGLSLFLVHRLPAPDFTVYAAVSSVLLSVGTLAGATVPWVLAREVAASAPGSARLRMSARTCLWLALGLAFLTAAASCGAVASYAGPGPLAGLAAACLMLWLNSVGAGYLQGRERFAGLAALRVAEVAVRIAATVGAVAAGWGSAGAIGAFAAGAGVTAAAGLVALRGERAVRGQAGTEPGHRASEVPGVPEGRTEWWRRAAAVGGIQVLTCVLFTLDVLVAVAVRGGSADLAPYQALLVLARVPLFLSAALATVVFPRLASGPSPAAGERFRTALRLHWITGVTVTVTIATCPGALTGLVLPRQYTASDALLLPLALAGFAGATTALASVVFQAWGPARRVVVPLGLACLAGGVGYALTAARPPALAWCSAAVTCAAAVVTVGRARRRVPWPAACCSPCGRTPRCGRSRWPWCWALRACRFAPIPADPARTACSTWASRTPGGPAPVAARSVRTRSTGGWPRAASR; from the coding sequence ATGGTGACGACGACCGCCGCTCCCGCAGCGACCCCGGCACAGGAGAACCCGGAGAAGGGCACGATCCACGGGGCCCTGCCCCTCGCGCTCTCCGCCGTGCTCGTCGGCATCGGCAACTACGGGCTCTCCCTGTTCCTCGTCCACCGTCTGCCCGCGCCCGACTTCACCGTCTACGCCGCCGTCTCCTCGGTCCTGCTCAGCGTGGGCACCCTCGCCGGCGCCACTGTGCCCTGGGTCTTGGCCCGCGAGGTCGCCGCCAGTGCCCCGGGCAGCGCACGGCTGCGCATGTCGGCGCGCACCTGCCTGTGGCTGGCGCTCGGCCTGGCCTTCCTGACCGCCGCCGCGTCGTGCGGGGCCGTCGCCTCGTACGCCGGGCCGGGCCCGCTCGCCGGGCTGGCGGCGGCGTGCCTGATGCTCTGGCTCAACTCGGTGGGGGCCGGTTATCTGCAGGGCCGCGAGCGCTTCGCCGGGCTGGCCGCGCTGCGGGTCGCCGAGGTGGCCGTCCGTATCGCCGCCACCGTCGGGGCCGTCGCGGCCGGGTGGGGCAGCGCGGGCGCCATCGGCGCCTTCGCCGCCGGTGCGGGGGTCACGGCCGCCGCCGGGCTCGTCGCCCTGCGCGGGGAGCGGGCGGTGCGCGGGCAGGCCGGGACGGAGCCGGGCCACCGGGCTTCCGAAGTTCCGGGAGTTCCCGAAGGCCGTACGGAGTGGTGGCGGCGGGCCGCCGCCGTCGGCGGCATCCAGGTCCTCACGTGCGTGCTGTTCACGCTGGACGTGCTGGTCGCCGTGGCGGTGCGGGGCGGATCGGCCGACCTGGCGCCGTACCAGGCCCTGCTCGTCCTCGCCCGGGTCCCGCTCTTCCTGTCGGCCGCACTGGCCACCGTCGTCTTCCCCCGCCTGGCGTCGGGGCCGTCCCCCGCGGCGGGTGAGCGCTTCCGTACCGCGCTGCGGCTGCACTGGATCACCGGCGTCACCGTCACCGTCACCATCGCCACCTGTCCCGGCGCGCTGACCGGGCTCGTCCTGCCCCGGCAGTACACCGCCTCGGACGCGCTCCTGCTCCCGCTCGCCCTGGCCGGGTTCGCGGGCGCCACGACCGCCTTGGCGAGCGTGGTGTTCCAGGCCTGGGGCCCGGCCCGGCGGGTCGTCGTGCCGCTGGGTCTCGCCTGCCTGGCGGGAGGCGTCGGCTACGCGCTCACCGCCGCCCGCCCGCCGGCCCTGGCCTGGTGCTCGGCCGCCGTGACCTGCGCCGCCGCGGTGGTGACCGTGGGGCGCGCGCGGCGCCGGGTGCCGTGGCCTGCTGCGTGCTGCTCGCCCTGCGGCCGTACCCCGCGCTGTGGGCGCTCGCGGTGGCCGTGGTGCTGGGCGCTGCGGGCCTGTCGGTTCGCACCCATCCCCGCCGACCCGGCCCGTACCGCGTGCTCCACCTGGGCTTCGAGGACCCCCGGCGGCCCGGCGCCGGTGGCGGCTCGGTCCGTACGCACGAGGTCGACCGGCGGCTGGCCGCGCGCGGCGTCGAGGTGA